Proteins encoded by one window of Cucurbita pepo subsp. pepo cultivar mu-cu-16 chromosome LG14, ASM280686v2, whole genome shotgun sequence:
- the LOC111810072 gene encoding E3 ubiquitin ligase PQT3-like isoform X1: MAVYYKFKSARDYDSIAMDGPFISVGTLKENLFESKQLGRGTDFDLVVSNAQTNEEYLDEAMLIPKNTSVLIRRVPGRPRLPIVTKQEPKVEGEIEETEQYNSTVPVSDSSAALRFTEDSEWDEFGNDLYAIPEVLPVQPSNPIPDAPPTNRAEEDSKIKALIDTPALDWQHQGSDGFGPGRGFGRGAGGRMGGRGFGFERKTPPQGYVCHRCKVPGHFIQHCPTNGDPTYDIKRVKPPTGIPKSMLMATPDGSYALPSGAVAVLRPNEAAFEKEIEGLPSTRSVGDFPPELHCPLCKEVMKDAVLTSKCCFMSFCDKCIRDHIISKSACACGATNILADDLLPNKTLRDTINRILESGNSSADNAGSTFQVQDMESARIAQPKVPSPTVSAASKGERNIQSVNEETTMTKQVNEEKAITSGPQSLEKAKATKAVDESEATHESMSVREQASQGSALIVDEEVQQKMAASEAVKKKKKKKVRMPANDVQWKTSQDLAMENYMMPMGGPTPYNNPYWMGAQPGFDGYMSSYAAPMPYMGGYGLGPLDMPFGPVMPQDPFAMQNYMFPVAPPQRDLADFGMGMNIAPPAMSREEFEARKASLRRKHENERRVESREREPPKDREFGREVSRGGDVSSMKQKSKFAPQTSTGEPNQTRRRPESSPDTARNAGPPCPPPRKRKAEHLDHGIEKDNNNDRYDHGHHRHRQHSESQAASEVSAKSATSAAADRKQKTSVFSRISFLEEETMKKRKLHPSKEAPPSDSGASAAHHKVSSSGHYDDYKAKTVTTATARGRSRAASVDCESSDDDRHFKRKPSRYEPSPPPPSDWDQGESRHPRGSTRERERDRERKSSSYSKHR, from the exons ATGGCGGtgtattataaatttaagagTGCAAGAGATTATGATTCAATTGCTATGGACGGTCCTTTCATCTCCGTTGGtactttgaaagaaaatttgtttgaatcaAAGCAGTTGGGAAGGGGCACTGATTTTGACCTTGTGGTCTCCAACGCCCAGACTAATGAAG AATATCTTGATGAAGCAATGTTGATCCCAAAGAATACTTCAGTTTTAATTCGTCGTGTTCCTGGAAGACCTCGTTTACCCATTGTTACAAAACAAGA GCCAAAAGTGGAAGGTGAAATTGAAGAGACCGAACAATACAATTCAACCGTTCCAGTTTCAGATTCGTCAGCTGCCCTGAGATTT ACCGAAGATTCTGAGTGGGATGAGTTTGGTAACGATCTGTATGCAATTCCTGAAGTGCTTCCAGTTCAGCCAAGTAATCCTATTCCAGATGCACCTCCTACAAATAGAGCTGAAGAGGACAGCAAAATTAAGGCTTTAATTGATACCCCAGCCTTAGATTGGCAACA TCAAGGTTCTGATGGGTTTGGACCCGGTAGGGGTTTTGGTAGAGGCGCTGGTGGAAGGATGGGAGGACGTGGTTTTG GATTTGAAAGGAAAACACCTCCACAGGGATACGTGTGTCACAGATGCAAAGTTCCTG GGCATTTTATTCAACATTGCCCCACAAATGGGGATCCGACTTATGACATAAAAAGAGTGAAGCCTCCCACTGGGATTCCGAAGTCTATGCTGATGGCTACTCCTGATGGCTCATATGCATTGCCAAGTGGTGCTGTAGCTGTCTTGAGGCCGAATGA GGCTGCTTTTGAGAAGGAAATTGAAGGACTACCTTCGACACGATCAGTTGGTGATTTTCCCCCTGAGCTTCACTGTCCTCTGTGCAAGGAGGTTATGAAAGATGCTGTCTTAACAAGCAAGTGTTGCTTTATGAGCTTTTGTGATAAAT GTATTAGGGACCATATTATCTCTAAGTCAGCATGCGCTTGTGGAGCGACCAACATTCTTGCAGATGATCTCTTGCCAAATAAGACACTCAGGGATACAATCAATCGCATTCTGGAGTCTGGTAATAGTAGTGCTGATAATGCTGGTAGTACCTTTCAGGTGCAAG ATATGGAATCTGCTCGCATTGCACAGCCAAAGGTTCCTTCCCCTACCGTATCTGCTGCTTCTAAGGGAGAAAGAAATATACAGTCAGTCAACGAAGAGACTACAATGACCAAGCAGGTAAATGAGGAAAAGGCTATTACTTCTGGACCCCAGAGCTTAGAGAAGGCGAAGGCCACAAAAGCAGTTGACGAATCTGAAGCTACACATGAGTCGATGAGTGTGAGGGAACAAGCTTCACAAGGAAGCGCTTTAATAGTTGATGAAGAAGTACAGCAGAAGATGGCTGCTAGTGAGGCAG tcaagaaaaagaagaagaagaaagttcgCATGCCTGCAAATG ACGTACAATGGAAAACTTCTCAAGATCTTGCAATGGAGAACTATATGATGCCCATGGGTGGCCCAACGCCATATAATAACCCATATTGGATGGGCGCACAACCTGGTTTTGACGGATACATGTCTTCATATGCTGCTCCAATGCCGTACATGGGTGGTTATGGGTTAGGTCCCTTGGACATGCCATTTGGACCTGTCATGCCTCAGGATCCATTTGCTATGCAAAATTACATGTTTCCTGTTGCTCCGCCTCAGAG GGATCTTGCGGACTTTGGCATGGGTATGAATATTGCACCTCCCGCAATGAGCCGTGAGGAATTTGAGGCTCGGAAAGCTAGTTTGAGGAGGAAGCATGAAAATGAGAGACGAGTTGAAAG CAGGGAGCGGGAGCCACCGAAAGATCGGGAGTTCGGAAGGGAAGTGAGCAGAGGCGGTGATGTCTCttcaatgaaacaaaaatct AAGTTTGCACCTCAAACTTCAACTGGTGAACCAAACCAGACTCGTCGCCGACCTGAGAGCTCACCCGACACTGCAAGGAATGCTGGACCACCTTGCCCGCCCCCACGCAAAAGAAAGGCAGAGCACCTTGATCATGGTATTGAAAAGGATAACAATAATGATCGTTATGACCATGGCCACCATCGCCATCGTCAACATTCCGAGTCCCAAGCAGCCTCTGAAGTCTCGGCTAAATCTGCCACCAGTGCAGCTGCTGACCGCAAGCAGAAGACGAGCGTGTTTTCTCGCATTAGCTTCCTGGAGGAAGAGACAATGAAGAAACGGAAATTGCACCCTTCAAAGGAAGCACCACCGAGCGACTCTGGTGCTTCAGCAGCCCATCACAAGGTATCATCCAGTGGACACTACGATGACTACAAGGCAAAGACAGTCACAACGGCGACTGCTCGTGGTAGGAGTAGAGCCGCTTCTGTTGATTGTGAGTCGAGCGACGATGATAGGCATTTCAAGAGAAAGCCATCCAGGTACGAGCCATCACCTCCTCCACCATCAGACTGGGATCAGGGGGAGTCAAGACATCCCAGAGGCTCAACTAGAGAGCGGGAGCGGGACCGGGAGCGCAAGAGTAGTAGCTACAGCAAACATAGGTAG
- the LOC111810072 gene encoding E3 ubiquitin ligase PQT3-like isoform X2, protein MAVYYKFKSARDYDSIAMDGPFISVGTLKENLFESKQLGRGTDFDLVVSNAQTNEEYLDEAMLIPKNTSVLIRRVPGRPRLPIVTKQEPKVEGEIEETEQYNSTVPVSDSSAALRFTEDSEWDEFGNDLYAIPEVLPVQPSNPIPDAPPTNRAEEDSKIKALIDTPALDWQHQGSDGFGPGRGFGRGAGGRMGGRGFGFERKTPPQGYVCHRCKVPGHFIQHCPTNGDPTYDIKRVKPPTGIPKSMLMATPDGSYALPSGAVAVLRPNEAAFEKEIEGLPSTRSVGDFPPELHCPLCKEVMKDAVLTSKCCFMSFCDKCIRDHIISKSACACGATNILADDLLPNKTLRDTINRILESGNSSADNAGSTFQVQDMESARIAQPKVPSPTVSAASKGERNIQSVNEETTMTKQVNEEKAITSGPQSLEKAKATKAVDESEATHESMSVREQASQGSALIVDEEVQQKMAASEAVKKKKKKKVRMPANDVQWKTSQDLAMENYMMPMGGPTPYNNPYWMGAQPGFDGYMSSYAAPMPYMGGYGLGPLDMPFGPVMPQDPFAMQNYMFPVAPPQRDLADFGMGMNIAPPAMSREEFEARKASLRRKHENERRVEREREPPKDREFGREVSRGGDVSSMKQKSKFAPQTSTGEPNQTRRRPESSPDTARNAGPPCPPPRKRKAEHLDHGIEKDNNNDRYDHGHHRHRQHSESQAASEVSAKSATSAAADRKQKTSVFSRISFLEEETMKKRKLHPSKEAPPSDSGASAAHHKVSSSGHYDDYKAKTVTTATARGRSRAASVDCESSDDDRHFKRKPSRYEPSPPPPSDWDQGESRHPRGSTRERERDRERKSSSYSKHR, encoded by the exons ATGGCGGtgtattataaatttaagagTGCAAGAGATTATGATTCAATTGCTATGGACGGTCCTTTCATCTCCGTTGGtactttgaaagaaaatttgtttgaatcaAAGCAGTTGGGAAGGGGCACTGATTTTGACCTTGTGGTCTCCAACGCCCAGACTAATGAAG AATATCTTGATGAAGCAATGTTGATCCCAAAGAATACTTCAGTTTTAATTCGTCGTGTTCCTGGAAGACCTCGTTTACCCATTGTTACAAAACAAGA GCCAAAAGTGGAAGGTGAAATTGAAGAGACCGAACAATACAATTCAACCGTTCCAGTTTCAGATTCGTCAGCTGCCCTGAGATTT ACCGAAGATTCTGAGTGGGATGAGTTTGGTAACGATCTGTATGCAATTCCTGAAGTGCTTCCAGTTCAGCCAAGTAATCCTATTCCAGATGCACCTCCTACAAATAGAGCTGAAGAGGACAGCAAAATTAAGGCTTTAATTGATACCCCAGCCTTAGATTGGCAACA TCAAGGTTCTGATGGGTTTGGACCCGGTAGGGGTTTTGGTAGAGGCGCTGGTGGAAGGATGGGAGGACGTGGTTTTG GATTTGAAAGGAAAACACCTCCACAGGGATACGTGTGTCACAGATGCAAAGTTCCTG GGCATTTTATTCAACATTGCCCCACAAATGGGGATCCGACTTATGACATAAAAAGAGTGAAGCCTCCCACTGGGATTCCGAAGTCTATGCTGATGGCTACTCCTGATGGCTCATATGCATTGCCAAGTGGTGCTGTAGCTGTCTTGAGGCCGAATGA GGCTGCTTTTGAGAAGGAAATTGAAGGACTACCTTCGACACGATCAGTTGGTGATTTTCCCCCTGAGCTTCACTGTCCTCTGTGCAAGGAGGTTATGAAAGATGCTGTCTTAACAAGCAAGTGTTGCTTTATGAGCTTTTGTGATAAAT GTATTAGGGACCATATTATCTCTAAGTCAGCATGCGCTTGTGGAGCGACCAACATTCTTGCAGATGATCTCTTGCCAAATAAGACACTCAGGGATACAATCAATCGCATTCTGGAGTCTGGTAATAGTAGTGCTGATAATGCTGGTAGTACCTTTCAGGTGCAAG ATATGGAATCTGCTCGCATTGCACAGCCAAAGGTTCCTTCCCCTACCGTATCTGCTGCTTCTAAGGGAGAAAGAAATATACAGTCAGTCAACGAAGAGACTACAATGACCAAGCAGGTAAATGAGGAAAAGGCTATTACTTCTGGACCCCAGAGCTTAGAGAAGGCGAAGGCCACAAAAGCAGTTGACGAATCTGAAGCTACACATGAGTCGATGAGTGTGAGGGAACAAGCTTCACAAGGAAGCGCTTTAATAGTTGATGAAGAAGTACAGCAGAAGATGGCTGCTAGTGAGGCAG tcaagaaaaagaagaagaagaaagttcgCATGCCTGCAAATG ACGTACAATGGAAAACTTCTCAAGATCTTGCAATGGAGAACTATATGATGCCCATGGGTGGCCCAACGCCATATAATAACCCATATTGGATGGGCGCACAACCTGGTTTTGACGGATACATGTCTTCATATGCTGCTCCAATGCCGTACATGGGTGGTTATGGGTTAGGTCCCTTGGACATGCCATTTGGACCTGTCATGCCTCAGGATCCATTTGCTATGCAAAATTACATGTTTCCTGTTGCTCCGCCTCAGAG GGATCTTGCGGACTTTGGCATGGGTATGAATATTGCACCTCCCGCAATGAGCCGTGAGGAATTTGAGGCTCGGAAAGCTAGTTTGAGGAGGAAGCATGAAAATGAGAGACGAGTTGAAAG GGAGCGGGAGCCACCGAAAGATCGGGAGTTCGGAAGGGAAGTGAGCAGAGGCGGTGATGTCTCttcaatgaaacaaaaatct AAGTTTGCACCTCAAACTTCAACTGGTGAACCAAACCAGACTCGTCGCCGACCTGAGAGCTCACCCGACACTGCAAGGAATGCTGGACCACCTTGCCCGCCCCCACGCAAAAGAAAGGCAGAGCACCTTGATCATGGTATTGAAAAGGATAACAATAATGATCGTTATGACCATGGCCACCATCGCCATCGTCAACATTCCGAGTCCCAAGCAGCCTCTGAAGTCTCGGCTAAATCTGCCACCAGTGCAGCTGCTGACCGCAAGCAGAAGACGAGCGTGTTTTCTCGCATTAGCTTCCTGGAGGAAGAGACAATGAAGAAACGGAAATTGCACCCTTCAAAGGAAGCACCACCGAGCGACTCTGGTGCTTCAGCAGCCCATCACAAGGTATCATCCAGTGGACACTACGATGACTACAAGGCAAAGACAGTCACAACGGCGACTGCTCGTGGTAGGAGTAGAGCCGCTTCTGTTGATTGTGAGTCGAGCGACGATGATAGGCATTTCAAGAGAAAGCCATCCAGGTACGAGCCATCACCTCCTCCACCATCAGACTGGGATCAGGGGGAGTCAAGACATCCCAGAGGCTCAACTAGAGAGCGGGAGCGGGACCGGGAGCGCAAGAGTAGTAGCTACAGCAAACATAGGTAG
- the LOC111809635 gene encoding formyltetrahydrofolate deformylase 1, mitochondrial-like, giving the protein MVLIRRVSSTFPRVFAFANRSLCSLNSPGESLDLPTSSSFTHGIHVFHCPDAMGIVAKLSECIASRGGNILGADIFVPENKNVFYSRSQFLFDPCKWPRMQMDEDFLKISKTFNAWKSVVRVPDQDPKYKIAILASKQDHCLVDLLHHWQGGKLPVEITCVISNHDRAPNTHVMRFLERHGIAYHYLHTYNDNKREGEILELVKNTDFLVLARYMQVLSGSFLRGYRNDVINIHHGLLPSFKGSNPSKQAFNAGVKLIGATSHFVTEELDAGPIIEQMVERVSHRDNLQSFVQKSETLEKQCLTNAIKSYCELRVLPYEENRTVVF; this is encoded by the exons ATGGTCCTCATTCGAAGAGTTTCGTCGACTTTCCCTCGAGTTTTTGCGTTTGCGAATAGGTCCTTGTGTTCTTTGAATTCTCCGGGCGAGTCCTTGGATTTACCGACCTCTTCCTCTTTCACTCATGGAATCCATGTCTTCCATTGTCCT GATGCCATGGGAATCGTTGCTAAGCTGTCGGAATGTATAGCTTCCAGAGGGGGAAACATACTCGGCGCCGATATTTTTGTCCCTGAAAACAAGAACGTCTTCTATTCCAGAAG CCAGTTTCTTTTTGATCCTTGTAAATGGCCTAGGATGCAAATGGATGAAGACTTCCTTAAGATTTCCAAAACATTTAACGCTTGGAAATCTGTTGTCCGAGTACCAGATCAAGACCCCAAGTATAAGATTGCAATTCTTGCTTCAAAACAG GATCATTGTCTGGTTGACTTACTTCATCACTGGCAAGGAGGGAAACTTCCAGTGGAAATAACTTGTGTTATAAG TAATCACGATAGAGCCCCCAACACCCATGTTATGCGATTTCTTGAAAGGCATGGTATTGCTTATCATTATTTGCACACATACAATGATAAtaaaagagaaggagagaTATTGGAATTGGTGAAGAATACTGATTTTTTAGTACTCGCCAGGTATATGCAG GTATTGTCTGGTAGTTTCTTGAGGGGCTACAGAAATGATGTAATTAACATCCACCATGGTCTTCTGCCTTCATTCAAGGGTAGTAATCCTTCAAAACAG GCGTTTAATGCTGGCGTGAAGTTAATTGGTGCTACAAGCCATTTTGTGACAGAAGAACTCGATGCTGGACCAATCATTGAACAGATG GTTGAGAGGGTTTCCCACAGAGATAATTTGCAGAGTTTTGTGCAGAAGTCCGAGACCTTAGAAAAGCAATGTCTAACGAATGCAATTAAATCATACTGTGAGCTGCGCGTTTTGCCATACGAGGAAAACAGGACTGTCGTTTTTTAA